The genomic region GCGGACGTGCTGCACCCGTCCTCCGCGGAGGCGGGCCGGGCCGTCTGGGACGGGGACGGGCTGACGGTGTCCGTGCCGCGCACGCCCGGTGCGCTGCTGATCCGGCTCACGCAGGACGGGTAGGCGGAGCGCCGGCGGTTGGCGCTGCGCGGGCGGTCGGCGGCGCGCCGGGCGTCACCCGCGTGCGGGGCTCGTCTCGCGGACGGCGTTCCGTTCCCGTGCCTGCTGATCGGCGTCCCGGCGGAACGCCCACGCCATGTCGGGCTCCACCACCCAGCGGAACAGCCGCCGCACCGGCGGGGTGCACAGCGCGGTCACGAGCACCGCGGCGAAGGCCGTCACCACGACCACGCCCACGGGCCGGTGGACCCAGTCCGGCTCGTACCAGCCCCAGAACTTGGACCCCTGGGCGACGAAGCCGTGCAGCAGGTAGCCGTACAGGGTCCCCGCGCCCAGCACCGTGAACCACGCCCGGCGCCCGGGCACCCAGGCGAGGAAGCAGGCCACCAGGACCAGCGAACAGCCGAAGGTCACCAGCGTCATCACGGGCCCGTACCAGGCGGGCGCGGCGAGTTCCTCGGCGCTGTCGCGGTGGTAGAACCAGGCGCCGGTCATCCGCGGGACCGCCCAGTAGGCCACGACGACCGCGGCGGCGAAGACCGGCACGGCCAGCACCCGCACCGAGCGGCGGCGCACCAGCCGGAAGTGCTCCGGCTTCAGCAGCAGACCGAGGACGAAGTACGGCAGGAACTGCAGGGTGCGTTGCAGGTCGAGATCGTTGCCGACGGACGACGAGAGCGTCGCCAGCATCGCGATGACGAGGGCGACCGGCAGCGGCCACCGCACACGCCGCCACACCGGCGTCGTCAGCCGCCAGATGAACAGCGCCGCCAGGAACCACGTCAGATACAGCGGATCGAGCAGGCTGACGGGCCGGTCGGGCTCCTGGTCCGTCCAGCGCGTGAACAGCGTGTACGCCGTCTCGAAGACGACATACGGCACTGCGAGCCCGGTGACCAGACGCCTGATCCGCCCCGGGCTCGCGTCGAAGGAGCGCGAGAAGTAGCCGGAGATGACGATGAACGCCGGCATGTGGAAGGCGTAGACGACCATGTAGAGCGCGCTGACCGCCCGGCTGCCGTCCCGCAACGGCTCCCAGGCGTGCCCGATCGCCACCAGCACGATCGCCAGGTACTTGGCGTTGTCGTAGAACGCGTCGCGCTGCCCGGCCTGCTTCGGCGGGGCAGCGGCCTCGTGTGACGTGCTCGCCCCGGTCCCGCCGCCCGGGCTCGCCGCGGCCCGCATGCGCAGGGTGTCCTCGCTCATCACGCCTCCCGCGCACGGTGCGGTGAAACGGGACGGGCGCATACGCGTCTGGCCGGGGGGACGGCTGCGGGGTGCCGGTGCGACATCCCCGCCGCCTCACCACAACGGCGTGGCGTAAACCGCTTTCTGGTGTGGATGTAGCGCGGATCACACCCAGGGGGCGATGTCGCCGTGCCGGACGGTGACGGTGCCGGCGCGCCCGCCGGTCGGGAGCGCACCGGCACTGTCGCACACCACCCGGTCAGCTCACCGAGCAGGCCGCGCCGTTCAGCGTGAACGCCGTCGGGCTGGGGTTCGTCGTCGCCCGGGAGGCGGTGAAGCCCAGGGTGACCGATCCCGCGGCCGGGATCGTCGCGGTGTACGAGGCGGCCGCCACGCTGACCTCGGAGCCGCTCTGCGTCGCCGTGCCGCCCCAGAGGTTGGTGATGCGCTGGCTGTCCGGGAAGGTCCAGCGCAGCGTCCAGCCGTTGATCGCCGACGTGCCGGTGTTGCGCAGGGTGATCTCGCCCTGGAAGCCGCCGGGCCAGCTGCTCGTCACCCGGTAGCCGACGCCGCAGGACGACGCCGAGCCGCCGGAGGACGTCGTGAACGTCACCGTGGCCGAGCGGGGCGAACGGTTGCCGGCGGCGTCACGGGCGTAGACGGCGAAGGTGTAGGAGGTGGCGGGGGACAGGCCGGTGAGGGTGGCGGTCGTGGTGGTCGTGCTGGTGGCGACCGTCTCGCTGCCGCCGCCGACCCGGACGACGTCGTAGCCGGTGACGCCGGTCGCGTCGGTCGCGGCGGACCACTTCAGGGTGGCGGACGAGGAGGTCACCCCCGAGACGGCCGGGGTGCCGGGGGCCGTCGGGGGAGTGGTGTCACCTCCGCCGGAGGAGTAGATCGCGGCCTCCTTGGCGGTGGCGGCGATGCCGTTCGCGCCGTTGAAGAGCCGCTGCCCCCAGCTGGTGAGCTGGTTGGGGTCGAAGTTCGTGACCATGTCCAGGTACTCGACGCCGCCGCCGTTGCCGCTCCAGGACCAGCCGAGGTAGCCCAGGCGGAGCTGCTGGGCGACGGCCAGGATGGTGTCCTCGTCGGGGTTGCCGTCCGAGTGGTCGTGGCCGAACTCGCCGACGACGATGGGGAGTTTCGCCGTGACGAAGCGGTTCAGATAGTCGGTGATCTCGGCGGCCGTGTCGAAGACGCCGTACATGTGGATCGAGAAGATCGTGTTGGCGTCCGGGTCCGCGGCGAAGACCGAGGCGGCGTTGTCCCGCATGGTGAACGCCCAGTCCTGGCCCCAGTTGGGCGCGTCGACCATGATCGTGTGGTCGAACCCCGCGGTGCGCAGCTTCTGGATCGCCGCCTTCGTATCGGCCGTCCAGCTCGTGTAGTTGGTGTTGCCGTACGGCTCGTTGCCGATGTTGACGATGACGTAGTCCTCCTGACCGGTCAGCGCGCTCTGCACGCTGATCCAGTAGTCGGCGGCGCGGGAGAGCGTGACGGCTCCGCTCTGTTCGCCGTACCCGGTGGTGTCGTGCACCTCCAGCACGCAGATCAGCCGGTTCTGCTTGCACTGTGAGACCACGTTCGCCACGTCGGCGGTGTCGTTGCGGGTCCAGCGGTCACCGCTGGAGAGGACCACGCGGACGGTGTTGGCGCCCTTGGCCTTGATGTGGGCGAGGGAGCTGATCCGGTCCGGGTACCAGGTGTGCGCGTGGTTGACGCCGCGCATCACGAAGTCGTTCCCGGACGCCTCCAGCAGCCGGCCGTTGTCGATGCGGAAGCCGGTGGGGGCGGCGTGTGCCGGTGCGCCGAGCGAGAGGAAGGAGAGCAGGAGGCCGAGGAGGGCGGCGGCCACGGTGGCCACGCGTGGGGTGGGGGCGGTGCGGGGTCTCATGGCGGCTCCAGAGGTGGGGGTCGGATGGGGTGGGGCCTGGTCCGGGTCGTCTCCGTTCCTTGGGAGGGAGCGGTGAGTTCGTCGTCGGGGTCGGGTCGGTCGGGGTCCGCGCCGCGTGTCAGGCGCCGGGACTCTTCGCCGTGCACGTGACGGTCGCCGCCGGGGCGCCGGCCGTTGCCGGGGCGGTGGCGACGAAACCGAACGTGGCGCTCGCGCCGGGCGCCAACGCCCCGTTCCACGCGGCGTTCGTGACCGTGGCCGTACCGTCCGCGGCCGTGGTGAGGGTGCCGTTCCAGAGCTGGCCGATGCGCGCGCCGCCCGCCGGTACGACCGTCGCGGTCCAGCCCGAGGCGGCGGAGGCGGACGTGTTCGTCACCGTCACCTCGCCCTGGTAGCCGCCCTGCCACGTGGAGACGGCTCGGAAACGCGCCGTGCAGGCCGCGGGCTCGCCCGGGCCACCGGGGTCCTGCGGGACGCCAGCGTCGAGGACGGCCGCCAGCGCCGGGAACCAGCGGGCTGCGATCTTGGCGTCACCGGAGGCGTTGGGGTGCACCCCGTCGTAGGTGTCCGCGGGCGTGCTGAAGCCCGTCCACTGGTCGACCACGGTGATGGGGGAGCGTTGCGTGCTGGTCGCCCGGGCCCAGTCGGGGATCCGCGCGTTGAAGTCGACGACGCGTTGCGCACAGGCCGCGCAACTGGCCGGGTTCATGGGGATGAGCTGCGCGACGAGGATCCGCATGTCCGGATTCGAGGCCCTCATCTGCGTCACGAGCTTGGTGTAGGCGGCGAGGATGCGGTCGGGGGCGATGCTGCTCCACACGTCGTTCGTGCCGAAGTGCATGACAACGATGTCCGGGCGCGTGGCCGCCAGCCTGCCCGGCAGCAGGTTCTGGTCGGCCGCGTTGGTGGCCAACTCACCGCCGTGGCCTTCGTTGTCGCCGTCGTGCGCCTGTCCGCAGCCCTGCGGCGGGAGGGTGCCGACGAAGTCGATGTCCGTGTATCCGCTGTTCAGCAGCCGGTTCCAGAGCACCGCCCGCCAGCAGCCCGGCGAGCCGGTGATCGAGTCGCCGAGCGGCATGACCCGGACGGGGTCCGCCGCTGACGCGGCCGTGGCGCTGGGGGCGAAGGTGCTGCCCAGGGGGAGGAGCAGGGCGGCGAGGAGGCCGAGAACCGGGAGGATCCGTAAGCGTGGGGACGAGCGGCGGGTTCTGCGCATGGTGATCCCTTCCCTGGATGAGGTGGGAGCGCTCCCATGCATCAAGCCATTGTTGTCATTGGCGCGTCAAGAGGGGCGGGGCATCTCGTGTTCGTGCCGGTGTCGCCGATCCTGAACGGGTGACCAGCCGCGGGGAGTTGCACGAGGTGCTGGGGGAGCGGCTGCCCACGGCGGGTACCGACCGCTGGTCCGCCGTACCGCTGACCGCCGCAGTGCCCGCCGTGCGGGGTCTGCCGGGCGGCGGCTGCGGCCGGCTCGGGCCTGGTGGCTGCGGCCGGCCGGCGCGTAGGGTGCCGAGATGATCGCGATGCCTGAGGAGTTCGCACAGAGCACCGTCGACCGCGAGGGGGAGGCCGGGGCGGCATGGCTCGCCGAGCTGCCCGGGATCGTGGAGGAGTTGCTGGGGCGCTGGGGGTGCATGCCGGACGGCGGGGTCATGCACGGGGGTGTCGGCGTCATCGTTCCGGTACGGCGGCGGGCTGAGGAGCGCGCTGTGCTGAAGGTGTCGTTTCCGCATCCTGGCAACGTCCATGAGCCGGATGCGTTCGTTGCGTGGGGCGGGTGCGGCGCCGTCCTGCTGTATGAGCGTGACGACGAGCGGTTCGCGATGCTGCTGGAGCGGGTTCAGCCGTCGACCCTGGCGGAGGTCGAGGACGGTGACGAGGTGGTGACGGTCGCCGGTCGGCTCAATCGCCGCCTGGCCGTCCCCGCGCCGCCCGGCCTGCCCCGGCTGCGTGAGCAGGCCGATGCCTGGGAGGAGCAGCTGTGCAAGGACGCCGAGGAGCTGCCGCATGCGTTGCCGCGTCAGGTGCTGGATGCTGCCGTCGGGACCGTTCGGGAACTGGGCCGGGCCCAGCCGGACACCCTCATCCACGGCGACCTCCATGCCCGGAACATCCTGCGTGCCGGCCGGGAGCCGTGGCTGGCTGTCGACCCCAAGGGGTACGTGGGAGATCCCGCCTACGACGGCGGCACACTGCTGAAGTCCCGGGCGCTGACACTCCTTGAAGCGGATGACCTGCGCAAGGCCGTCCACCGAGTCTTGGACGTCTTCGCAGAGGCCGCGGAACTCGACCGCGAACGCGTCCGGCGGTGGGCCCAGTTCCACGCCGTCCAGGCCGCGTTCTGGGGTCGCCGTCACGGTTTTCGTATCGCCCGCAATGGACCACGGCTGGACTGGCTCACCGAGTTCACCGACCGCCTGGCGGAGTTGCTCACCGAACGCTCGTAGAGCGTGATGGTGTCGGCCGGGTCCGGTGGGTGGACGAGTGCGGCCACCATTGATCATCGTGAGCCGTGTGGACTGACGACGAGATGGTGGCCGCAGGTCACAGCGTAGGTCCCGCCCGGTGGCGGGAGGCGTTCGCGGCGGCCATGGGCCGCATCGCGGGCCGCTTCGCGCGCTGGACCGGCAGGATGTGATGTTCGCCCTGGGGGCCGGTCTGCCGGGGCACGGGCTTCTCCCCGCCACCGATCGCGAGATCGTCATCGCCCGAGTGACCGCGCGCACCGGCTGCGCCTACGAATGGGGCGTCCATGCCGCGATCCTCGCCCGGCAGGCCGGACTCAGCCGGGAACAACTCCAGGCCACCACCGACATCGACACCGCGGCCAGCGCCGCGTGGCCGCCCCGCCGTGCGGCACTGCTCGACGCGGTCGACGAACTGCACGACACGGCGCAACTCTCGCAGCCCGCCTGGGATGCCTTGCGCGCCCACTACGAAGACGCCCAGCTCCTGGAGTTCCTCGTGCTGGCCGGCTGGTATCGAACCATCAGCTACCTGGCCAACGGACTCCTCCTGGAGGAGGAAACCCGGGGCGTCCCGTTCCCGGTCTTGGCCAGGCGCTTTTCCTCGGATCACCCTCACGGGTGTGGGATAGTTTGCCCGCCATGACTGAACTCGGACCCGTCGTCTGGCCACCTGCCCCGATACGGACCGAACGGCTCGTGCTCCGTGAGTCGGAGGCCCGGGACCGTGCGGCGTTCATCGAGCTGTTCGCCTCGTCGGAGGTGGGGGCCTACCTCGGTGGCCCTCGACCGCGTGATGAACTCGAGCGCGCGGTGCCCGAGGTGCCCGGGCGGCGCCCTGGCCTGTTCGTGGCCGATCTCGACGGAGCGATGGTCGGCACGGTCACGCTGGAGAGGCGCGGCGCGGAACGCCCGGGTCACATCCGTCCGGACGCCGGAGAGGCCGAACTCGGCTACATGTTCCTGCCGGAGGCGTGGGGACGCGGGTACGCCGCCGAGGCGTGCGCGGCGGCACTCGACTGGTTCGCCGACGCGCTTCCCGGCGAGCCGGTGGTGCTCTGCACCCAGACCGCCAACGACCGCTCGATGCGCCTCGCGGCGAAGCTCGGGTTCGCCGAGGTGGAACGGTTCGAGGAGTTCGGCGCCGAGCAGTGGTTCGGCGTCCGGTCCTCGGTCCCGACGTCCGGCTGAGTTTGGCCCACCCCCCGGCCGGACCCGGCCGGCCGACTCGGACCCCGGACTTTTGCCGTGCCATGAGGCATTCATGACCGGATGCCCAGAGAGCCGAGGTCATGATGGTCGGCGTCAGTAAGGCATGCCTTGGCTAACTCGATCGTGGGGTGGCCGGGGCGGAGGGCCGGGAGGGCCGCAGCACATGTGGGACGACGCGTTTCCCAGCTTCCTGATCGGGCTGAGGGAAGGACTGGAAGCCGGTCTCATCGTCTCCGTGCTGGTCGCCTCCCTCGTGCGGGCGGGCGCCAAGTCCCGTCTGCCGCAGGTGTGGACCGGCGTACTGGCCGCGATCGCGCTCTCGATGAGCTTCGGCGCGGTCCTCACGTTCACCGCCGCGTCCCTCTCCACCGCCGCACAGGAGGCCTTCGGCGGCACCCTGAGCATCGTGGCCGTCGCCTTCGTGACCGCGATGGTGTTCTGGATGCGCCGTTCGGCCCGCAGCCTGGCGGGAGAGATCAAGGAGAAGGTCACCGAGGCGCTGACCATGGGCGCCGGTGTGCTGGTCCTGACCTCCTTCCTGGCGGTGGGGCGCGAGGGCCTGGAGACCGCCCTGTTCCTGTGGACCACGGCCCGTGCGGCGAACGAGTCGGCCGGGCCGCTGACCGGCGCGGGCATCGGGCTCGTGCTGGCGGCGGTGCTGTGCTGGGGGCTCTACCGCCGGGTGCTCTCCATCAACCTCACCCGTTTCTTCACCGCCACCGGCGCCGTCCTCATCGTGATCGCCGCGGGCGTGCTCGGCTACGGGCTGCGCGACCTCCAGGAGGGCGGGGTCCTGCCCGGCGGCACGGCCTACGCCGTCGACCTGAGCGGCAGCGTCGACGCCGGGTCCTGGTACAGCACCCTGCTCCAGGGCGTGCTCAACCTGACGCCGACGATGACGTGGCTCCAGGTGGCCGGGTACGCCGGGTACCTCGGCGTGGTGATGACGCTGTTCGTGCGGGGAGTGCGGGGAGTTGCCCCGGCCCCCTCGGCCCCCGCCCCGGCCCCGAGCCCGACACGGACCGCGGCCGCGACACCGGCCTCGTCCGGGCCCGCGCCCACCCGCCCCCGCCCCCGCCCCGCCTGGCTCGTCCCCGTCGCCGTGGTCGCCGTGCCCGCGGTCCTGGCCGGACTGGTCGTCGCCCTGGCACGCCCCAAGCCCGCCGGGGGTGAGACGGTCGCCGTCTCCGCGAAGGACTGCGGTCAGGGCTTCACCGCCCCCGAGCCGGGGCGGCGGACCTTCCAGATGCGCAACACCGGCGACCAGACGTCCGAGGTGTACCTCATCGACCCGGCCACCAACGCGGTCTACGGCGAGATCGAGGGCCTGGCCCCCGGTACCACCCGGGACCTCGTCGCCACCGTGGCGGGCGGTACGTACGCCTGGCGCTGTGTCCCCAGCGACGGCAAGGCCGTCACCTCCAAGGCGGTCCGGGTCGGCGGTGCCGCCGGCGCCGGTGCCGTCCTCCCCGTCTCCGAGCGGGATCTCGCGGGACCGCTGCGGGCGTACAAGGCGTACGTGAACCGTGGCCTGGCCACCCTCGTCACCGAGACCCGGACGCTCAGCGACGACATCCGCGCCGGGCACCTGGCCACGGCACGCGCCGACTGGCTGACCGCGCACCGCACCTACGCCTCCCTCGGCGCCGCCTACGGCACCTTCGAGGACTTCGACCAGAAGATCAACGGCCGGCCCGACGGTCTGCCGGGTGGGGTCCACGACAAGGACTTCACCGGCTTCCACCTGATCGAGTACGGGCTGTGGCACGGTCGGCCGGCCGGTGAGCTCAAGGGCCCGGCCCAACAACTCGCCGCCGACGCGGCCGGGTTGCGAAAGGCTTTCCCGCACCAGGACTTCGACCCCTCCGACCTGCCCCTGCGCGCTCACGAGATCCTGGAGAACACCCTCCAGTTCGAGCTGACCGGCGACACCGACCAGGGCAGCGGCACCGGACTGGCCACGGCCGACGCCAACCTCGCGGGTACGCGCGAACTGCTCACCGTGCTCCGGCCGTTGCTCACCACCCGGGCCCCGCATCTGCTCCCCACGGTCGACGCGGACATCGCGCGCCTCGGGACGCTGCTCGACGCCGAGCACCGCGACGGGCGCTGGACCCCCGTCGACCGGCTCGGACGGACCGCGAAGGACCGGATCGACGGGGCCACGGGGCAGCTCC from Streptomyces chartreusis NRRL 3882 harbors:
- a CDS encoding GNAT family N-acetyltransferase, translating into MTELGPVVWPPAPIRTERLVLRESEARDRAAFIELFASSEVGAYLGGPRPRDELERAVPEVPGRRPGLFVADLDGAMVGTVTLERRGAERPGHIRPDAGEAELGYMFLPEAWGRGYAAEACAAALDWFADALPGEPVVLCTQTANDRSMRLAAKLGFAEVERFEEFGAEQWFGVRSSVPTSG
- a CDS encoding aminoglycoside phosphotransferase family protein → MIAMPEEFAQSTVDREGEAGAAWLAELPGIVEELLGRWGCMPDGGVMHGGVGVIVPVRRRAEERAVLKVSFPHPGNVHEPDAFVAWGGCGAVLLYERDDERFAMLLERVQPSTLAEVEDGDEVVTVAGRLNRRLAVPAPPGLPRLREQADAWEEQLCKDAEELPHALPRQVLDAAVGTVRELGRAQPDTLIHGDLHARNILRAGREPWLAVDPKGYVGDPAYDGGTLLKSRALTLLEADDLRKAVHRVLDVFAEAAELDRERVRRWAQFHAVQAAFWGRRHGFRIARNGPRLDWLTEFTDRLAELLTERS
- a CDS encoding acyltransferase family protein; amino-acid sequence: MRAAASPGGGTGASTSHEAAAPPKQAGQRDAFYDNAKYLAIVLVAIGHAWEPLRDGSRAVSALYMVVYAFHMPAFIVISGYFSRSFDASPGRIRRLVTGLAVPYVVFETAYTLFTRWTDQEPDRPVSLLDPLYLTWFLAALFIWRLTTPVWRRVRWPLPVALVIAMLATLSSSVGNDLDLQRTLQFLPYFVLGLLLKPEHFRLVRRRSVRVLAVPVFAAAVVVAYWAVPRMTGAWFYHRDSAEELAAPAWYGPVMTLVTFGCSLVLVACFLAWVPGRRAWFTVLGAGTLYGYLLHGFVAQGSKFWGWYEPDWVHRPVGVVVVTAFAAVLVTALCTPPVRRLFRWVVEPDMAWAFRRDADQQARERNAVRETSPARG
- a CDS encoding GDSL-type esterase/lipase family protein — protein: MRRTRRSSPRLRILPVLGLLAALLLPLGSTFAPSATAASAADPVRVMPLGDSITGSPGCWRAVLWNRLLNSGYTDIDFVGTLPPQGCGQAHDGDNEGHGGELATNAADQNLLPGRLAATRPDIVVMHFGTNDVWSSIAPDRILAAYTKLVTQMRASNPDMRILVAQLIPMNPASCAACAQRVVDFNARIPDWARATSTQRSPITVVDQWTGFSTPADTYDGVHPNASGDAKIAARWFPALAAVLDAGVPQDPGGPGEPAACTARFRAVSTWQGGYQGEVTVTNTSASAASGWTATVVPAGGARIGQLWNGTLTTAADGTATVTNAAWNGALAPGASATFGFVATAPATAGAPAATVTCTAKSPGA
- a CDS encoding carboxymuconolactone decarboxylase family protein; this encodes MFALGAGLPGHGLLPATDREIVIARVTARTGCAYEWGVHAAILARQAGLSREQLQATTDIDTAASAAWPPRRAALLDAVDELHDTAQLSQPAWDALRAHYEDAQLLEFLVLAGWYRTISYLANGLLLEEETRGVPFPVLARRFSSDHPHGCGIVCPP
- the efeU gene encoding iron uptake transporter permease EfeU, whose amino-acid sequence is MWDDAFPSFLIGLREGLEAGLIVSVLVASLVRAGAKSRLPQVWTGVLAAIALSMSFGAVLTFTAASLSTAAQEAFGGTLSIVAVAFVTAMVFWMRRSARSLAGEIKEKVTEALTMGAGVLVLTSFLAVGREGLETALFLWTTARAANESAGPLTGAGIGLVLAAVLCWGLYRRVLSINLTRFFTATGAVLIVIAAGVLGYGLRDLQEGGVLPGGTAYAVDLSGSVDAGSWYSTLLQGVLNLTPTMTWLQVAGYAGYLGVVMTLFVRGVRGVAPAPSAPAPAPSPTRTAAATPASSGPAPTRPRPRPAWLVPVAVVAVPAVLAGLVVALARPKPAGGETVAVSAKDCGQGFTAPEPGRRTFQMRNTGDQTSEVYLIDPATNAVYGEIEGLAPGTTRDLVATVAGGTYAWRCVPSDGKAVTSKAVRVGGAAGAGAVLPVSERDLAGPLRAYKAYVNRGLATLVTETRTLSDDIRAGHLATARADWLTAHRTYASLGAAYGTFEDFDQKINGRPDGLPGGVHDKDFTGFHLIEYGLWHGRPAGELKGPAQQLAADAAGLRKAFPHQDFDPSDLPLRAHEILENTLQFELTGDTDQGSGTGLATADANLAGTRELLTVLRPLLTTRAPHLLPTVDADIARLGTLLDAEHRDGRWTPVDRLGRTAKDRIDGATGQLLEDLSPVPDLLEIRKSA
- a CDS encoding cellulase family glycosylhydrolase, with the protein product MRPRTAPTPRVATVAAALLGLLLSFLSLGAPAHAAPTGFRIDNGRLLEASGNDFVMRGVNHAHTWYPDRISSLAHIKAKGANTVRVVLSSGDRWTRNDTADVANVVSQCKQNRLICVLEVHDTTGYGEQSGAVTLSRAADYWISVQSALTGQEDYVIVNIGNEPYGNTNYTSWTADTKAAIQKLRTAGFDHTIMVDAPNWGQDWAFTMRDNAASVFAADPDANTIFSIHMYGVFDTAAEITDYLNRFVTAKLPIVVGEFGHDHSDGNPDEDTILAVAQQLRLGYLGWSWSGNGGGVEYLDMVTNFDPNQLTSWGQRLFNGANGIAATAKEAAIYSSGGGDTTPPTAPGTPAVSGVTSSSATLKWSAATDATGVTGYDVVRVGGGSETVATSTTTTTATLTGLSPATSYTFAVYARDAAGNRSPRSATVTFTTSSGGSASSCGVGYRVTSSWPGGFQGEITLRNTGTSAINGWTLRWTFPDSQRITNLWGGTATQSGSEVSVAAASYTATIPAAGSVTLGFTASRATTNPSPTAFTLNGAACSVS